A window from Macadamia integrifolia cultivar HAES 741 unplaced genomic scaffold, SCU_Mint_v3 scaffold2046, whole genome shotgun sequence encodes these proteins:
- the LOC122065515 gene encoding RNA helicase aquarius: LDVLLSYRYLRAVVADVAVVAKCHLSALYTHEKGRLFAQLVDLLQFYEGFEIDDHVGTQLDDDEVLRTHYSCFQAFQLLAFKKIPKLRELALANIGAINKRADLSKKLSVLSPEELKDLLCNKLKLVSKDDPWAGRTDFLIEVMVSSFEKRQSQKEAINALPLYPNEQIMWDESLVPSINYSGEGCLALPKLNLQFLTLHDYLLRNFNLFRLESTYEIREDIQEAVPHLLAYINNEGETAFRGWSRMAVPIKEFKISEVGQPNIGEVKPSCVTAEVTFSISSYRAQIRSEWNALKEHDVLFLLCIRPSFEPLSAEEAAKSTVPEKLGLQYVRGCEIIEIRDEEGTLMNDFTGRIKRDEWKPPKGELRTVTIALDTAQYHMDVSDIAEKGAEDIYGTFNILMRRKPKENNFKAILESIRDLMNETCIVPDWLHNIFLGYGNPSAAQWTNMANLLETVDFKDTFLDADHLRDSFTGFEVSFVNSDGAENLHPEPPFRIKLAKAMKGNSHALPGNKKSTTTIDDGYMVDASLERERLIVEAYVPPNPGPYPQDKPKQNSVRFTPTQIGAIISGVQPGLTMVVGPPGTGKTDTAVQILNVLYHNCPSQRTLIITHSNQALNDLFEKIMQRDVPARYLLRLGQGEQELATDLDFSRQGRVNAMLVRRLELLDEVERLARTLQLPEDVGYTCETAGYFWLMQVYSRWEQFLAACEKNQDNLTFVKDCFPFKEFFSNTPEPVFTGQSFEKDMRAAKGCFRHLKTMFQELEECRAFELLKSTADRANYLMTKQAKIVAMTCTHAALKRKDFLQVGFKYDNLLMEESAQILEIETFIPMLLQRQEDGYARLKRCILIGDHHQLPPVVKNMAFQKYSHMDQSLFTRFVRLGIPYIELNAQGRARPSIAKLYNWRYRDLGDLPYVWEQAIFHKANVGFSYEYQLVDVPDYHGRGESAPSPWFYQNEGEAEYIVSVYMYMRLLGYPASKISILTTYNGQKLLIRDVINRRCVPYDFIGPPSKVTTVDKFQGQQNDYILLSLVRTRFVGHLRDVRRLVVAMSRARLGVYVFCRRSLFEQCYELQPTFQHLLKRPDRLALNLDEVTPFTERLVGDTGRINFIGGIEEMANLVNFQMHQFYQARIMSYNYNQYYSGQEAPAFSEHNGHDTNQNITVDHDGPTGANEDDGQISGSVNHQNGDFPRNNSSEGESQIASENDGKVTRMEEGATQIASENDGGITKMEEGETQVASENDGGVMKLEEGETQMTSENDGETRMEE, from the exons CTCAAATTGGTATCGAAGGATGACCCCTGGGCAGGAAGGactgattttcttattgaagTTATGGTCTCCTCCTTCGAGAAACGGCAGTCCCAAAAGGAAGCCATAAATGCTCTTCCTCTTTACCCAAATGAACAAATAATGTGGGATGAAAGCCTTGTACCAAGTATCAACTACTCGGGAGAAGGTTGCCTGGCCCTCCCAAAGCTTAATCTTCAATTCCTGACACTTCATGATTATCTGCTGAGAAATTTCAATCTTTTCCGTCTGGAGTCAACATATGAAATTCGTGAGGATATCCAGGAAGCTGTGCCCCACCTTCTTGCGTACATTAATAATGAAGGAGAAACTGCTTTTCGTGGTTGGTCAAGAATGGCAGTGCCTATCAAGGAATTTAAGATTTCTGAGGTAGGGCAGCCAAATATTGGAGAAGTCAAGCCATCATGTGTGACAGCGGAGGTTACATTCAGCATTTCCAGTTATCGAGCACAAATAAGATCTGAATGGAATGCCCTTAAAGAGCATGATGTCTTATTTCTACTTTGTATACGTCCTTCTTTTGAGCCTCTTAGTGCTGAGGAGGCTGCAAAGTCAACTGTCCCTGAAAAGCTTGGACTTCAATATGTACGTGGATGTGAAATCATTGAAATCCGTGATGAGGAGGGAACTCTCATGAATGATTTCACTGGACGTATTAAAAGAGATGAGTGGAAGCCTCCTAAAGGGGAACTGCGAACTGTAACTATTGCTCTTGATACAGCACAGTACCACATGGATGTCAGTGACATTGCAGAGAAAGGTGCAGAAGATATTTATGGGACATTTAATATACTAATGAGGAGGAAACCCAAGGAAAACAATTTCAAAGCAATTTTGGAGTCCATTAGAGACCTTATGAATGAAACTTGTATTGTTCCTGACTGGTTGCATAACATATTTTTGGGCTACGGAAATCCTTCAGCTGCACAGTGGACAAATATGGCTAATCTTCTAGAGACAGTGGATTTCAAAGATACTTTTCTAGATGCAGACCATTTGAGGGATAGCTTTACAGGTTTTGAG GTCTCCTTTGTAAATTCAGATGGCGCTGAGAATTTGCATCCTGAACCTCCTTTTCGAATTAAACTGGCCAAGGCAATGAAAGGCAATTCTCATGCTCTACCAGGAAACAAGAAGTCTACTACTACAATAGATGACGGCTATATGGTGGACGCATCTTTGGAACGAGAACGACTTATTGTTGAGGCATATGTCCCTCCTAACCCAGGTCCTTATCCCCAAGACAAGCCAAAACAGAACTCTGTCAGATTTACTCCAACACAG ATTGGAGCTATCATCTCCGGTGTTCAACCAGGGCTGACAATGGTCGTGGGTCCACCTGGTACGGGAAAGACTGATACAGCTGTCCAGATCTTGAATGTTCTTTATCATAATTGTCCTTCTCAGAGGACGTTGATAATTACTCATTCAAATCAAGCTTTGAATGACCTGTTTGAGAAGATCATGCAG AGAGATGTGCCTGCTCGATACCTTCTCCGCCTGGGTCAAGGTGAACAGGAACTAGCAACTGATCTTGACTTCAGTCGTCAGGGTCGTGTAAATGCAATGCTTGTGCGACGCCtagaattgcttgatgaagTAGAGAGGCTTGCTAGAACTCTTCAACTGCCAGAGGATGTAGGTTACACTTGTGAAACTGCTGGATACTTCTGGTTGATGCAGGTTTACTCACGCTGGGAGCAATTTCTTGCTGCTTGTGAGAAGAATCAAGATAATCTGACATTTGTTAAAGATTGCTTTCCCTTTAAGGAGTTCTTCTCCAACACACCAGAGCCTGTTTTTACAGGTCAGTCCTTTGAGAAAGACATGCGTGCGGCCAAAGGGTGTTTTCGTCATCTTAAAACCATGTTCCAGGAGTTGGAAGAGTGTAGGGCATTTGAATTGCTGAAGTCAACAGCTGATCGGGCAAATTACCTGATGACCAAGCAGGCAAAGATTGTTGCGATGACTTGTACTCATGCAGCCCTTAAGAGGAAGGACTTCCTTCAGGTGGGGTTTAAATATGACAACTTGCTTATGGAAGAAAGTGCTCAGATCTTGGAGATAGAGACCTTCATCCCTATGTTGCTCCAAAGGCAGGAAGATGGATATGCACGACTAAAACGCTGCATACTGATTGGTGATCATCACCAGTTGCCTCCTGTTGTGAAGAACATGGCTTTCCAGAAATACAGCCACATGGATCAAAGCCTGTTTACAAGGTTTGTTCGTCTTGGAATCCCTTACATTGAGCTCAATGCTCAAGGTAGAGCCAGGCCAAGTATAGCCAAGCTTTACAATTGGAGGTACCGAGATCTGGGGGACCTTCCATATGTTTGGGAGCAAGCTATCTTCCATAAAGCTAATGTTGGATTCTCCTATGAGTATCAGCTAGTGGATGTTCCAGATTACCATGGGAGAGGTGAGAGTGCCCCTTCACCTTGGTTTTATCAAAATGAAGGAGAGGCAGAATATATTGTCAGTGTATATATGTACATGCGTCTACTTGGGTACCCTGCCAGTAAGATTTCCATCTTGACCACTTATAATGGCCAGAAACTTCTGATTCGTGATGTCATCAATAGACGATGTGTTCCGTATGACTTTATTGGTCCACCTAGCAAG GTTACCACTGTTGATAAGTTTCAAGGTCAGCAAAATGACTATATTTTATTGTCTCTTGTTCGTACTCGCTTTGTGGGCCACCTTCGCGATGTTAGAAGATTGGTCGTCGCTATGTCTCGAGCACGACTCGGGGTGTACGTGTTTTGCCGTCGTTCTCTATTTGAACAGTGTTATGAACTACAACCAACATTTCAGCATCTATTGAAGAGACCTGATCGCCTTGCCCTAAATTTGGATGAGGTTACTCCTTTTACGGAACGTCTTGTGGGAGATACTGGTAGGATAAATTTCATTGGAGGTATTGAGGAGATGGCTAATCTTGTTAATTTTCAAATGCATCAGTTCTATCAG GCACGAATCATGAGCTACAACTATAACCAATACTATTCAGGACAAGAAGCTCCAGCCTTCAGTGAACACAATGGACATGATACTAATCAGAACATTACAGTGGACCATGACGGGCCTACTGGTGCAAATGAAGATGACGGTCAGATTAGTGGATCTGTGAATCATCAAAATGGGGATTTTCCACGTAACAACAGTTCAGAGGGTGAAAGTCAGATTGCCTCTGAAAATGATGGGAAAGTAACGAGGATGGAAGAGGGGGCAACTCAGATTGCCTCTGAAAATGATGGGGGAATAACGAAGATGGAAGAGGGGGAAACTCAGGTGGCTTCTGAAAATGATGGGGGAGTAATGAAGTTGGAAGAGGGGGAAACTCAGATGACCTCTGAAAATGATGGGGAAACGAGGATGGAAGAGTGA